A stretch of DNA from Candidatus Zixiibacteriota bacterium:
CTGGGGACCCTATCCCCAAACCCAATCTGTTCTGACCTTCCCCTGATTTTGTGGACAATCAGTTAATCAATGGTGTCAGTCGCTCGAACTCAGCCGGGCTGTGTGAGCCCGCCGCCGAGTGTCGGCGCTGACGGTTATAAAACACTTCAATATACTCAA
This window harbors:
- a CDS encoding IS3 family transposase: EYIEVFYNRQRRHSAAGSHSPAEFERLTPLIN